A window of the Streptomyces sp. NBC_01351 genome harbors these coding sequences:
- a CDS encoding aminopeptidase yields MRKTLGWLLSLVVLIGTMGAAGTTAQAATAAEPAAAADIKDQVLGIPGMSLIEEKPYPGYRFFVLNYEQPVDHRQPWKGTFKQRVTLLHKDVSRPTVFFTSGYNVNTSPRRSEPTTIVDGNQLSMEYRFFTPSRPDPAHWDDLTIWQAASDQHRLFTALKKIYKKNWLSTGGSKGGMTATYYERFYPRDMDGVVAYVAPNDVVNKEDAAYDRFFATVGTKECRDRLNAVQREALVRREPLEAKYAAAAAENGWTFTTVGNLDKAFEAVVLDYVWAFWQYSLLADCTTIPTAATASDQEIWDTIDAISGFSAYADQGLQTYTPYYYQAGTQLGSPDIKQPHLAGLSRYGYQPPRNFVPRDIPMSFQPQAMRDIDTWVRNNANRMMFVYGQNDPWGAEPFRLGYGARDSYVMTAPGANHGARITGLLDGEKALATQKILEWAGVAPAATALSDARTAAPAAYLAAPDAELDQADLRREPQLRR; encoded by the coding sequence ATGCGCAAGACGCTCGGATGGCTGCTGTCGCTCGTGGTGCTGATCGGCACCATGGGCGCGGCCGGCACCACGGCACAAGCGGCCACAGCCGCGGAGCCGGCCGCCGCCGCGGACATCAAGGACCAGGTCCTCGGCATTCCCGGGATGAGTCTGATCGAGGAGAAGCCGTACCCCGGGTACCGCTTCTTCGTACTGAACTACGAGCAGCCGGTCGACCACCGGCAGCCGTGGAAGGGCACCTTCAAGCAGCGCGTGACCCTGCTGCACAAGGACGTGTCGCGCCCGACGGTCTTCTTCACGTCCGGGTACAACGTCAACACGAGCCCGCGCCGCAGCGAGCCGACGACCATAGTCGACGGTAACCAGCTGTCGATGGAGTATCGATTCTTCACTCCGTCGCGGCCCGACCCGGCCCACTGGGACGACCTGACCATCTGGCAGGCCGCCAGCGACCAGCACCGCCTCTTCACAGCCCTGAAGAAGATCTACAAGAAGAACTGGCTGTCCACGGGCGGCAGCAAGGGCGGCATGACGGCGACCTACTACGAGCGCTTCTACCCGCGCGACATGGACGGTGTCGTCGCGTACGTCGCGCCCAACGACGTCGTCAACAAGGAGGACGCGGCCTACGACCGGTTCTTCGCCACCGTCGGCACCAAGGAGTGCCGCGACAGGCTGAACGCGGTGCAGCGCGAGGCGCTCGTGCGCCGTGAGCCGCTGGAGGCCAAGTACGCGGCCGCCGCCGCCGAGAACGGCTGGACCTTCACCACCGTCGGCAACCTCGACAAGGCCTTCGAGGCCGTCGTGCTCGACTACGTGTGGGCCTTCTGGCAGTACAGCCTGCTCGCCGACTGCACCACGATCCCCACCGCCGCGACCGCGAGCGACCAGGAGATCTGGGACACGATCGACGCGATCTCCGGCTTCTCGGCCTACGCCGACCAGGGCCTGCAGACGTACACGCCGTACTACTACCAGGCCGGCACGCAGCTCGGTTCCCCGGACATCAAGCAGCCGCACCTGGCCGGCCTGAGCCGCTACGGGTACCAGCCGCCGCGCAACTTCGTGCCGCGCGACATCCCGATGTCCTTCCAGCCGCAGGCCATGCGGGACATCGACACCTGGGTGCGCAACAACGCGAACCGGATGATGTTCGTGTACGGGCAGAACGACCCGTGGGGCGCCGAGCCGTTCCGCCTCGGGTACGGGGCCCGCGACAGCTACGTGATGACCGCGCCGGGCGCCAACCACGGCGCGCGGATCACCGGGCTCCTGGACGGCGAGAAGGCCCTCGCGACCCAGAAGATCCTGGAGTGGGCAGGGGTGGCTCCGGCCGCCACCGCGCTCTCCGACGCGCGCACCGCCGCCCCGGCGGCGTACCTGGCGGCGCCGGACGCCGAGCTCGACCAGGCCGACCTGCGGCGCGAGCCGCAGCTGCGCCGGTAA
- a CDS encoding glycoside hydrolase family 3 protein, producing MPYLASRRNLLAAAAMVAVAAAGAGSAAIGAHRAPDDPRNPESRPRRPDRARLRRLLADMSLAEKVGQLFVSRAYGHSATDPDPADAEQNLSLFGVRTAAELVSRYHLGGIVYFAWAHNTRTPQQIADLSAGLQQAARTTGPRIPLMLSTDQEHGIIARIGKPATLLPGAMALGAAGSTDNARRAARIAATELAAMGIRQDYAPVADVNVNPANPVIGVRSFGSDPQAVAALVAAQVRGYQDAGVAATAKHFPGHGDTETDSHVGLPVMRHTRAQWEELDEPPFRAAVRAGVDSIMTAHIVFPALDPSGDPATLSRPIVTGILRERLGFRGVVVTDALDMAGVRQKYGDERVPVLALLAGCDQLLNPPDLELAHRSVLEAVEKNELTEARIDESVLRILELKSRRGLFGPADGTSATTVGIPEHLTAADEIAAGTTTLLANPAGLLPFDPGEAPQLLVTGTDPVSPTGTTGPPTAVLARELTALGCRATAVPPARAVASAAGRSAVLVCTYNVPEGESTQRTLIAELVETGVPVVLLAVRNPYDPARLPACAAELATYSWTDVEMRAAARVLTGAARPSGHLPVPVPGRYPLGHGLTY from the coding sequence GTGCCGTACCTCGCCTCCCGCCGGAACCTGCTCGCCGCGGCCGCCATGGTCGCCGTCGCCGCCGCCGGGGCCGGTTCCGCCGCCATCGGCGCCCACCGCGCCCCGGACGACCCCCGCAACCCGGAAAGCCGTCCGCGCCGCCCCGACCGGGCCCGGCTGCGCCGCCTCCTCGCGGACATGAGCCTGGCGGAGAAGGTCGGCCAGCTGTTCGTCTCCCGTGCGTACGGCCACTCGGCCACCGACCCCGACCCGGCGGACGCGGAGCAGAACCTGTCCCTGTTCGGGGTCCGCACCGCCGCCGAGCTGGTCTCCCGCTATCACCTCGGCGGGATCGTCTACTTCGCCTGGGCCCACAACACCCGCACCCCGCAGCAGATCGCCGACCTCTCGGCCGGTCTCCAGCAGGCCGCCCGCACCACCGGCCCCCGGATCCCGCTGATGCTCTCCACCGACCAGGAGCACGGCATCATCGCCCGCATCGGGAAGCCCGCCACCCTCCTCCCCGGGGCCATGGCCCTGGGCGCGGCCGGCTCCACCGACAACGCCCGGCGGGCCGCCCGCATCGCCGCCACCGAGCTCGCCGCGATGGGCATCCGCCAGGACTACGCCCCGGTGGCCGACGTGAACGTGAACCCGGCCAACCCGGTGATCGGTGTACGGTCCTTCGGCTCCGATCCGCAGGCCGTGGCGGCCCTGGTGGCCGCCCAGGTCCGCGGCTACCAGGACGCCGGGGTGGCCGCCACCGCGAAGCACTTCCCGGGCCACGGGGACACCGAGACGGACAGCCACGTCGGCCTGCCGGTGATGCGGCACACCCGCGCGCAGTGGGAGGAGCTGGACGAGCCGCCCTTCCGAGCGGCGGTGCGGGCGGGCGTGGACTCGATCATGACGGCCCACATCGTCTTCCCCGCGCTCGACCCCTCGGGCGATCCGGCGACCCTCTCCCGGCCCATCGTCACCGGCATCCTGCGCGAACGCCTGGGCTTCCGGGGGGTGGTGGTGACCGACGCCCTCGACATGGCCGGGGTCCGTCAGAAGTACGGGGACGAACGCGTCCCGGTGCTGGCCCTGCTGGCCGGCTGCGACCAGCTGCTGAACCCGCCGGACCTGGAGCTCGCGCACCGCAGCGTGCTGGAGGCCGTGGAGAAGAACGAACTCACGGAGGCCCGCATCGACGAATCGGTCCTCCGGATCCTGGAACTCAAGTCCCGCCGCGGCCTGTTCGGCCCGGCTGACGGGACCTCCGCCACCACGGTCGGCATCCCCGAACACCTCACCGCGGCCGACGAGATCGCGGCCGGTACGACGACCCTCCTGGCGAACCCGGCCGGACTGCTGCCCTTCGACCCGGGCGAGGCCCCGCAGCTCCTGGTCACCGGTACGGACCCGGTCTCCCCCACGGGCACGACCGGACCCCCCACGGCCGTTCTGGCGCGGGAGCTGACCGCCCTGGGCTGCCGGGCGACGGCGGTGCCGCCCGCCCGCGCGGTGGCCTCTGCGGCCGGGCGGTCGGCGGTGCTCGTGTGCACGTACAACGTCCCGGAAGGCGAGAGCACGCAGCGCACCCTGATCGCGGAACTGGTCGAAACCGGCGTGCCGGTGGTGCTGCTGGCGGTGCGCAATCCGTACGACCCGGCCCGGCTGCCGGCCTGCGCCGCCGAGCTGGCGACGTACTCCTGGACGGACGTCGAGATGCGGGCGGCGGCCCGGGTGCTCACGGGGGCGGCCCGGCCCTCCGGCCACCTCCCGGTGCCGGTGCCGGGCCGCTACCCGCTGGGCCACGGGCTGACGTACTAG
- a CDS encoding LysR family transcriptional regulator, giving the protein MLDLARLRALHAVSVHGSVAGAAAALGYTPSAVSQQIAKLERETRTTLLERRGRGVALTEEAHHLASTARELLAIVERAETTLEERRGRPSGLLTLAVFPSAARGLLPRVLSDLAHRHPALDVRLTEVDPHLSVDLVARGVTDLAVAHDWDIAPLPAPDGIEQTLIGDDHCDLIVPTGHPFTTREVIRRSDLNGERWICPPPGRVCHDWLVRTLRTAGFEPDIVHIAEENHTIVALVAAGLGVAVVPRLGTGPLPPGAVAVPLQPGPVRRLYALWRTGAARRPAITEAVRTLQSHWPPS; this is encoded by the coding sequence ATGCTCGATCTCGCCCGGCTGCGCGCCCTGCACGCCGTCTCCGTCCACGGCTCGGTCGCGGGCGCGGCGGCCGCCCTCGGCTACACCCCCTCCGCCGTCTCCCAGCAGATCGCGAAGCTGGAGCGGGAAACCCGCACCACCCTCCTGGAGCGGCGCGGCCGCGGGGTCGCGCTCACCGAGGAGGCCCACCATCTGGCCTCCACGGCCCGGGAGTTGCTGGCCATCGTGGAGCGCGCCGAAACCACCCTGGAGGAGCGCCGCGGCCGACCGAGCGGACTCCTGACACTGGCGGTCTTCCCCTCGGCAGCCCGCGGCCTGCTCCCCCGCGTCCTCTCCGACCTGGCCCACCGCCACCCCGCCCTGGACGTCCGCCTCACCGAGGTCGACCCGCACCTCTCCGTCGACCTGGTGGCCCGGGGCGTCACCGACCTGGCGGTCGCCCACGACTGGGACATCGCCCCGCTCCCCGCCCCCGACGGCATCGAACAGACACTCATCGGCGACGACCACTGCGACCTCATCGTCCCCACCGGCCACCCCTTCACCACCCGCGAGGTCATCCGGCGCTCCGACCTCAACGGCGAGCGCTGGATCTGCCCGCCACCCGGCCGGGTCTGCCACGACTGGCTGGTCCGGACCCTGCGCACGGCCGGCTTCGAGCCCGACATCGTGCACATCGCCGAGGAGAACCACACCATCGTCGCCCTGGTGGCAGCGGGCCTCGGCGTGGCCGTCGTCCCCCGCCTGGGCACCGGCCCGCTCCCCCCGGGCGCCGTGGCCGTACCCCTGCAACCGGGCCCCGTACGCCGCCTCTACGCCCTGTGGCGCACCGGCGCGGCCCGCCGCCCCGCCATCACCGAAGCCGTCCGCACCCTCCAGTCCCACTGGCCGCCCTCTTAG
- a CDS encoding EamA family transporter, with product MRPVHIALAVLVAALWGFNFVVIEVGLDHFPPLLLSALRFLVAALPAVFFVGRPKVAWKWILGVGVALGIAKFGLLFTGMDAGMPAGLSSLVLQIQAVFTAVFAAVVLRERPGWVRITGMGVALAGIGVAAVDGGTGGPVLGFVLVVAAAACWGVSNVLTRKAAPADALNFMVWVCVVPVLPLVGLSLVFEGPDRDLAALRALDWSGVGVIAYVAWVSTVFGFGAWGYLLRRYPASSVAPFSLLVPVFGMSSAALVLGESVSGLRWVAAVLLVGGVALTSLAPARLSGGGSPGAEAASPGPSDSLRTTGAGAPRSA from the coding sequence ATGCGTCCCGTACACATCGCGCTCGCCGTGCTCGTCGCCGCTCTCTGGGGCTTCAACTTCGTCGTCATCGAGGTGGGGTTGGACCACTTCCCGCCGCTGTTGCTGTCCGCTCTGAGGTTCCTCGTCGCCGCTCTGCCCGCCGTGTTCTTCGTCGGCAGGCCCAAGGTCGCCTGGAAGTGGATCCTCGGGGTGGGCGTGGCCCTGGGGATCGCCAAGTTCGGCCTGCTCTTCACCGGGATGGACGCCGGGATGCCGGCCGGGCTGTCCTCGCTCGTGCTGCAGATCCAGGCCGTGTTCACGGCCGTCTTCGCCGCCGTCGTGCTGCGGGAGCGGCCGGGGTGGGTGCGGATCACCGGGATGGGAGTGGCGCTCGCCGGGATCGGGGTGGCTGCTGTGGACGGCGGCACGGGTGGGCCCGTGCTCGGGTTCGTGCTGGTCGTCGCTGCTGCTGCCTGCTGGGGTGTGTCCAACGTGCTGACTCGCAAGGCCGCCCCGGCCGACGCGCTGAACTTCATGGTGTGGGTGTGCGTGGTACCGGTGCTGCCGCTGGTCGGGCTGTCCCTCGTGTTCGAGGGGCCAGATCGGGACCTGGCGGCGCTGCGGGCGCTGGACTGGTCCGGGGTGGGCGTCATCGCGTACGTGGCGTGGGTGTCGACCGTTTTCGGATTCGGGGCCTGGGGCTACCTGCTGCGCCGGTACCCGGCTTCGTCCGTGGCGCCGTTCTCCCTGCTGGTCCCGGTCTTCGGGATGTCCTCGGCGGCCCTGGTCCTCGGGGAGTCCGTGTCGGGGCTGCGCTGGGTGGCGGCGGTGCTGCTGGTGGGTGGGGTCGCGCTCACCTCGCTGGCGCCCGCGCGGCTCAGTGGGGGCGGCTCTCCTGGAGCGGAAGCCGCCAGTCCTGGCCCGTCAGACTCACTCCGTACGACCGGTGCGGGCGCTCCGCGATCAGCGTGA